In Cicer arietinum cultivar CDC Frontier isolate Library 1 chromosome 7, Cicar.CDCFrontier_v2.0, whole genome shotgun sequence, the genomic window AGGTGAAGTTGGGAGTAGTAAAATGGAATATCATTTAAAGCTTGTGATTGGTTCAAATGGGTCAAATAATGTCCTTCCCCATTTTCCATGTTTTGGAGGTTTGAGGTCATGATGGGTTTCTGGGTTGGAGAAGGATAGGGAAGGTACTGTGTCAAGGAAGCATAAGGTGCTTCATGGTGTTCGTCGTCATTGCATTCCATGTCTCAAATTGAAATTCTCATGCAGATGAAACATGAAGAGAGGGAGGGAGAGAGCAGGACTTAATAGGCTCAGAGATTTTTTAAAGTTGAGACTAATTAATGCAGATAACACAAGTAGGTAAGGGAGTTTCTTGGCATTTAGGTTTACTGATGTATTTTTAGAAAAGTTTAGTGCCGTAGATCATATTGGTTCTGCAAACTAGGAAAGAATACAcgattaataacaaataatggTTAGATAACTTTTCCTCTGCAAAATGGTTGAGTGAATAATTGACATACAGACACAACAAATTGAAAGTAGGATGTGGTCTAATAGCTGGGAGGGCAATGCCATTGACTTTTGGATTGTGCATGACTAAAACAAGGTAGAAGGCAACAAAATAAATGATACTACAACATCGGCGAGAACCAGAGGAATGAGCTCTTAGCCGCATATATCCAATTTCAGTCATTTCCTAGCTAGGTGACTCTATCTGTAATTCTTTTTTCGAATTCTggtcataattaattaattatatgatcCTAACCAAAGAATAAATGGCAATGCGTGTTAACTACATCTATTTTAAGCTAACATTACATTACGAtagaaccaaaaaaataaactgAAGTTCACTCAGCCCaaggaatatatcagaatgggTGTAGTCCAAAAATGAAGATGCTATTTGCAGTATTTAAACGTTCTAAAGTAAAGAAAATGCCAGATTTTATGGGGAAAGGAAAAGAAATCATCTGCATTTTTTAGGCCTCCATGGACAATGAGACATTAACTTACACGGATTGTATTTATATATGCCACGGTTTATACGTATGCAAAACGTTCTTTCTGTCATTGCCTATATAGTTTATGCTAATCAAAAGTCTGATATTGCCATGATAGGGATTCTCATGATCTAATTAATCCATGGTAATTCACCAGCACTTAACTCCATTGTCAAGTGGTGTTTCAAATAGGCAACTCTTGGATCTTTGAGGCAATTCATAGCAGCAGTCCCGAGTCTAACGCAAGGCAGAAACTTGTAGAGTAGCATGTTTCTGGTGTGCTAAGAAAGTCAGATTTTGACATGTTATTAATTACTCAATATAATGAGATAAAACCAATGGTAACATTATATATGCGAAATACAACATTCTAAAGAAAAGTTGCAAAACCTAGTAGCAAAGATAGAGAAGAGAATGCCAAACCATATGATTGAACCAAGGGTGAGATATTATGGTAGATTGcagaaaaaataaagttttaactCAGATTGCTATCGTTGGGACCAGTTAGGAAAGCACACAGCCAAGCAATCTCAACCATTCAATAAAGATTGGATGGTTCGTACTGAACTTTACCAAGTCAGCATACAAGCCGCCTAATCATCACATGTCTATAGTCACTTTTATTCAATTAACTACTATAAACAATATCATTCTTTCAAAAGTGAGAATGGGCACTTCCAGTAATATTAGTGATTATCAATCGCCAGCTTGTAATAACTCAATTATACACAAACATATGAATACACATCCACTGCTGGATAGGTAGGCCTCTATGAAAAGAATGAATCTCTAGGTGCTTATATTAACCAAAATAATACTTTCCAAaacaaatatcatatttaaagGAACTCTTaacaaaaatgtcattttagtaTTCCCTCATTAATCCATTGTCAGGAAACTTCACTAAAAATTTGAGTAAATACTGAATGCGTAACTCAAATTCCTATTGCTAAAAGCATAAGTAAAATGCTAATTATATAAGAAAGTAGGCATTGTAGTCTCACCGTGTCTAGCCTGTAAATACAGGGATGCCATAAAGCTGAACTCCAGTTGTCATCAAACCTTAACACTGCAATGACAAGTCCAAGAAAACACACCAAACAGAAAAGGCAATTCAGGTGATAATTTTTTCCTTAGAGCCAAAAAATGCCACCAAGCCTAGTGAATACAGGATTAAAAGATATGGCAACGATGGCCACTATTAAACAACAGAACATAAAAGGGAACAGAAAAATAAGCTAAAAGACTAAATTAGTCAATACGAATATTGACATATGAAACTCAAAGTGCCCAATCATGATCAAAGAATTAAGAAACCCTTCACTCCCTCGACTCATTCAGGATATACAAGGTACCTGATAACACTTCAGAGTTCTACTATACAATCGAAGAAAGACAAATATAACAATCCATAAGAATACCAACATTCAGATAGaacaaatttatatattcattaGAAAATTGTTTCATTTTTATGATGTATCCCAAATTACATTTGGAAGATAAACATACTTATGCTACAAATCTCCATGTGATAATCCAAAAATTAACAAACACATGCATTTCTTCAGGACCAAAAAACCTAAACTCTTAACATCCTAGCACCAAGAAATTGTCAAACCATATCCAAGTATCCAATCCAACCCTAACCAATGACATATAATCAGATTCTCTGGGCAGATATCTGTGCCTTCCTACGCTCATAATCGGCGTCGTCGGTGGGGAACTCATAGCGACAAACAGGACAAGTATTTCTAATCCCCAACCAAGGAACAATGCAATCACCATGGTATCGATGAGAACATGGCAACAACTTAGCCCCTTCTCCAACAACAAATTCGTCTTTACAAACAGCACACAGCACATTGTTGTTGTCCACATCATCTTTGGTCACAACCACCGACGGAAGGTTCTGAACAACAGTTACAGAAGCCGGAGGCCTACCGGTTAAAGGATTATCATTCTCAGCAAATTGACCAAACATCATTTCATACTCTGCAGTGTAAATGTAATCATCATTGTCAGCATAATACGTCTCTGCAATTTCGTTCTCGTTTTCAGGGTTTGTACCTAAAAGGTGAGAATTCAACAACACTTGCCACTCATGATTTTCCAATCCTCCATGAACACTCATGTTGTTAACCTCATCTAAATCTTGTTCTTCTTCATCGATTAACGGAAAACCGCGAACAGTAACTGACCTATTTTCATCGACGGCGAGCATGCTAAGAACTTCCCTCTCGTCAACGCCACCGTCAACTTCCTCCCACTCAAAATCTTCGTAATTGTTATCCCTATTATCCTCCAAATGAAGCGAATCCCAACAGAGAGGAATACTCGAAACGTCGTCGTTTTCGTTTTGATACTCTTCTTCATCGGAATGCACGCAGATCCCGAAAAAGACATTGTTTCCTTCTGATTCATCTTCAGCGTCGGAATCCGATTCAACCTCAACGATACGCAAACCGTTGATAGGATCAGATCCCAAAACCCTCCTGTCGAAGAAGAAATCGTCTTCGTCGTCGGCGTGGAGGTCGTCAGGGGCGAACCCTAATTCGAGACCTAAACCATCGAAAACGGAGTCGTTTAGCGATTGGTGAATTGGATCGGTGTGATCGATTACCTGAGATTGCTCGACGCGTTGTTGGAAGAGATCCATGACGAAATTTTCGCGAGAGAAATCATGGTGATGGTTGGAGGGGAATTCGGGTTCGGAAGAGTAGAAATCAAGATCGAAATCGGAAGGAGACCAGTATGGTAGAGGGATTAGGGTTTGGTCGTCGTCGGGTTCGTGGTGGTGACGGAGGAAGGTTACGTCTGCCATTGTGAATGATGGAGAAGAAGAGAGACGGAGAAGAAAGTGTTGTGTGAAAGTGTTGTTTGGGGGTTCAGGATCTGGGCTATAACGGGTGATGATGTGGAATGACGGATTTATCCCTGTTTCGTCTTtaatggattttttttcttattattgcAAAAAAATTCAATGTACGTATATCGACGACTCCGGAATACGAGGAAGAACACCGTTTTTCGCTCTCTTACGCACACGTTCTGCGTTAGATAATAGATCTCACTGAAACATTCTACCTATGTTTATGTGGCCGTGGATCTTCATTTGTTTGGtctttttattacatttttcttctaaaaattattttattaagttgattttaGTTGTGAGTTGTATACgagataaaattatttatgtaaaattaaattgaatgataaatttcaacatataaataatatttgaactaaaaattacaactcaaataaaaacttaaacttATAACTTACTTTATGCCTCcttgtattatatttttaattcttaatgaaatcattttaaatattataatcaattttagagataaaactaattatatttaataaaaactatattcattttattttttagttgacaaaacTATGTGTATCACGTAAAATgatgaataaaaataacataacgaGTTTTTGACATTTGTATACTAGAGGATATAGAGGAAGGGAGTTTAAGACTTTTATTAATAGAgtgatattaatttattctttcTCATTAATTAAAATTCCTAAATTGGCAGTAAGTAAAAAGTATTTGGCCTAAAACTTTTAACCAGCGAGTACAAAgtcttatattaaaaaattaaaaatatatttaataattaatttgtttttgtactattaaattaaatcattaaaaattaaataatattttatatatgaatgaaatttgataatatttaatactactaattttttatattttattattttattctattttgaaATGACATTGTTGTTTGATatgatttgaattaaatttaaataattataataaaaaattaattaaaaaaatatacaaaaacttttaattttatttacttagacaaattaaaacaaaaattattattaatcaaaagAAAGAATATAGATATGTAATATTTACTTAAATGTATTTGGGTTTGAATTTACaatcaattgaatttttaatatttacgatatttattttttacttgacATGATATTTATGTTTACGTGACATGCATGATTTCAAGAATTATGGTTAATATATGAATAATGAAGAATAATGAATTCACATGATAGATACGAAATTAAAGTGGTTGTAAATTTATTATGCATGTATTCCACCTTTTATATTAATGGTAACTCAAAACTGAAAATAAATAAGGGTCGGAATCAGAAGATTGAGCCAAGAGCAACAAGAAAGACCGCATCGTAAAGAATCGACATACGCGTCGTCTCACCTTGTGGAAGACACTTATGCATGAACAAGATGCTTGGAGGAAGAGACGACATGTGTGAACGATCTATAAGATATGAAGTTGATAGATTGATCATTCGATAGAAATAGTGGTGACgacaataacaaaaaatatatatatatatatatattaaaaaacgtGAAACTATTACATTCTCAAACTTTTGATATCTTACACAACAACGTAAGGATCAAATTAGACCTTAATACATTTTTATCACttaaatttctaaattaaaaataatttttttaattctaaattaaaaaaaaaaaaaagtaactaaCGAGCTTACATTGAGAGAATATACGGTTGCTTGCATTGTTTGACAAAAGAATAAAGTGTGTTTGAATTGTAGTAAGCAGAATAGATTTTAATGCAAATCGAAGAATCTGATTTTACAATAATAgcatacataaaaataaatttctagTAATTAAAAGACTTGAATTGTCAAATATTACATTCTCAAACTTTTGGTAACTTGCCAGCAGAATAAGGTTCAAAATGGCCATTAATACATTCATaacacttaaatttttaaattaaaatttaattttttaattctaaattaaattcaaattaccTGAGTCATTTTTTGGGTAAGAATTGCATGGAGAACAAACCATAAATTTCTGTTTGACTTTCTACAAGTTGTATAAAATAGAATTCTTGGACAATTAACTGGTGCACATCCAAAATATGTTTACTTAAATAATTCTAttgcaaattaatattttctcaaGTTATGAGACTTTcaaaatagtttaaattaaaGTCAAATACTTATAATAGTAAAAcgattataattgtttgacaataactcatttaaaaaataattatttaattgataatataaaaaattatttaaaaccaTTAAGTATTTACCGTAGATTTTAATGCAAATCGAAGAATCTGATTTTACAAAAATAgcgcacataaaaataaatttctagTAATTAAAAGACTTCAATCgtccaatatttttttctaaaaaaactgaatttttttaGTCTTCTCAAGCCAATTTATGAAATGATAGAccatatatatagataaatttaGTTATTCTATCATAAAGTTACGATTGAATCAAATCAAACCATAATTTTCCGCCGTAAGAAGAGGCTACGTGTTGTCAAGGATAAACCAAAGAGCTAGGAGTCAGCTGAAAGCATGCAAATTTAACAGTATAAAATAACATAGATCCTCTGATAATAAATAGTGCAGTTTGATATTAAAATACACAAGTTTTCAGCGTGCAGACTATAAATAccgaagaaaaaataaaaaactacttCCCACAGGGAAATCCTCGTTTATAATAAAGTCACAGGACAACAGAGAAAAAACggataaaacaacaaaaatccaTAAGCCAGGTCTAgaacaaaacaatataaaaacttGGAAAAATGATCTTTGCTTAAATGGAAACAACAAACTGGCAGGCAAGAGAGGCTAGTTCTTAGGACCAATATCCTTAAGGGCACAAATCTGTTCCTCGCCCATAGCAGACATAACAGACACAACAAGGTCTTTTCCCTCAGCAAATCCATCCTTAATCTGCAATCAAATAACACATATTACTCAAACACAGGATACAAAAGACATAAAAATAACACCATATTGGTAAATTCAAACAAGGAAACGTGAGTCTGGTAGCAAACAAGATCCTGACTCATGTAAATCAAAAGGATTgtctattaatttattgaaaatcaAATAGCCAATTAGTAATTTTGCGATCTCACCTCAATAGTCCCAGCAAGGAACTATAAATATACATGAGACACTTACAGATAAAGGTACAGGCTCGGAGAAAGGTTGTCTAGCCCCAAACAAACTTTCATAAGTTGCGTTCCGACTACAACAAAGCCATATCAACAGAACAGATGTCAATAAAATACTTCGATGGAAGAAGCATTTGAAGCAAGAGTGGCGACATTAGAGCAAACTTTCTGTCAGACATTTGCTGAATTTTGTCCCACGTTGGAAGAGGAATTCGCAAATCTTTCGGTTATCTGCAAGGCGGACGACCTTGCAACTAAACATGGTTCAATCCTTTCCACTATAAAACCAAAAAATGACGCGCCTCTTTTTTCAGAGTGGCAAAATGAGGCTAACTCACACTCAACAATTTAATCTCAGGATAGGGTTTCACCGCCACGGTCGGAAGTGGAAGAAAATTAGTACGATCCTGATTTGGCGTTACAGGACGTGTAACCGAGAGGAGACTTCAACATTTCTGGGACAAGGTGATAGGAGTGGAGGACATGTTCGCAGCAGAGGAAGATTATTGTAATACCATAAGTTAATTGTCTAGAATATAACTTTAGCATTAACATAATTCGACAAAAGAGATGATTAATACAATTCCGACACAAAGTCATGAAAATGTATTCATACACATACTAAACAttcaaagaaaaacatagaaATATGGAGTACATAACACATCCATGGTTCAAAATAATTCCCCATAAACTATAAGCAGACTATAGTGTAAACTGACACGCGTCATTTCTTCAACATGTGGTCTGAGCCTTTCTTACCTGTAACACATTTGAATAAAGTTGGATGAGATTACATCTCAGTGGGTcccaataaatgaaattaattaattagcaTTCTAACTCAGGACTACATTTATTTTCTGAGTTTCTCTTCAATGttcaatttttactatttttaaatgttCAAGTCATTAGACGTGAGTAATCTAACGACTTGAACTCTACCTAACAAGCATGTCGTAAAGACTACATTAGTTTTACTAATGCCCTCTTCTTGTTAGTAACTTTATTTTGGTAAGATTGGACATGATTACGTCTGTAAGTGGTGCCCCACTTACCCTCGCTTACCCCTCGCTTCCGTCGTATATAGACGGAGAATTCATCTAGCTAGGATGAATCCTATACTTCTcactttaatcaaatatataggaATTATATACAACAATCCACACACATGTGCACACAAATATAACATCATCtattaatacatatattaaagacTATCATACACTCATCCTAACAAAATTTGTGATAACCTAAACTATTAAGTCAATTATATCATACAAatcaaacaatgataaaaaatttaagagaaaatgTCTAAGGtagatttttcccaaaacagTCCCAAATTTACATTATAGCAACTCAAAATTGAGTTTAACTTCAGAGTCAACTGACAGAGNNNNNNNNNNNNNNNNNNNNNNNNNNNNNNNNNNNNNNNNNNNNNNNNNNNNNNNNNNNNNNNNNNNNNNNNNNNNNNNNNNNNNNNNNNNNNNNNNNNNNNNNNNNNNNNNNNNNNNNNNNNNNNNNNNNNNNNNNNNNNNNNNNNNNNNNNNNNNNNNNNNNNNNNNNNNNNNNNNNNNNNNNNNNNNNNNNNNNNNNNNNNNNNNNNNNNNNNNNNNNNNNNNNNNNNNNNNNNNNNNNNNNNNNNNNNNNNNNNNNNNNNNNNNNNNNNNNNNNNNNNNNNNNNNNNNNNNNNNNNNNNNNNNNNNNNNNNNNNNNNNNNNNNNNNNNNNNNNNNNNNNNNNNNNNNNNNNNNNNNNNNNNNNNNNNNNNNNNNNNNNNNNNNNNNNNNNNNNNNNNNNNNNNNNNNNNNNNNNNNNNNNNNNNNNNNNNNNNNNNNNNNNNNNNNNNNNNNNNNNNNNNNNNNNNNNNNNNNNNNNNNNNNNNNNNNNNNNNNNNNNNNNNNNNNNNNNNNNNNNNNNNNNNNNNNNNNNNNNNNNNNNNNNNNNNNNNNNNNNNNNNNNNNNNNNNNNNNNNNNNNNNNNNNNNNNNNNNNNNNNNNNNNNNNNNNNNNNNNNNNNNNNNNNNNNNNNNNNNNNNNNNNNNNNNNNNNNNNNNNNNNNNNNNNNNNNNNNNNNNNNNNNNNNNNNNNNNNNNNNNNNNNNNNNNNNNNNNNNNNNNNNNNNNNNNNNNNNNNNNNNNNNNNNNNNNNNNNNNNNNNNNNNNNNNNNNNNNNNNNNNNNNNNNNNNNNNNNNNNNNNNNNNNNNNNNNNNNNNNNNNNNNNNNNNNNNNNNNNNNNNNNNNNNNNNNNNNNNNNNNNNNNNNNNNNNNNNNNNNNNNNNNNNNNNNNNNNNNNNNNNNNNNNNNNNNNNNNNNNNNNNNNNNNNNNNNNNNNNNNNNNNNNNNNNNNNNNNNNNNNNNNNNNNNNNNNNNNNNNNNNNNNNNNNNNNNNNNNNNNNNNNNNNNNNNNNNNNNNNNNNNNNNNNNNNNNNNNNNNNNNNNNNNNNNNNNNNNNNNNNNNNNNNNNNNNNNNNNNNNNNNNNNNNNNNNNNNNNNNNNNNNNNNNNNNNNNNNNNNNNNNNNNNNNNNNNNNNNNNNNNNNNNNNNNNNNNNNNNNNNNNNNNNNNNNNNNNNNNNNNNNNNNNNNNNNNNNNNNNNNNNNNNNNNNNNNNNNNNNNNNNNNNNNNNNNNNNNNNNNNNNNNNNNNNNNNNNNNNNNNNNNNNNNNNNNNNNNNNNNNNNNNNNNNNNNNNNNNNNNNNNNNNNNNNNNNNNNNNNNNNNNNNNNNNNNNNNNNNNNNNNNNNNNNNNNNNNNNNNNNNNNNNNNNNNNNNNNNNNNNNNNNNNNNNNNNNNNNNNNNNNNNNNNNNNNNNNNNNNNNNNNNNNNNNNNNNNNNNNNNNNNNNNNNNNNNNNNNNNNNNNNNNNNNNNNNNNNNNNNNNNNNNNNNNNNNNNNNNNNNNNNNNNNNNNNNNNNNNNNNNNNNNNNNNNNNNNNNNNNNNNNNNNNNNNNNNNNNNNNNNNNNNNNNNNNNNNNNNNNNNNNNNNNNNNNNNNNNNNNNNNNNNNNNNNNNNNNNNNNNNNNNNNNNNNNNNNNNNNNNNNNNNNNNNNNNNNNNNNNNNNNNNNNNNNNNNNNNNNNNNNNNNNNNNNNNNNNNNNNNNNNNNNNNNNNNNNNNNNNNNNNNNNNNNNNNNNNNNNNNNNNNNNNNNNNNNNNNNNNNNNNNNNNNNNNNNNNNNNNNNNNNNNNNNNNNNNNNNNNNNNNNNNNNNNNNNNNNNNNNNNNNNNNNNNNNNNNNNNNNNNNNNNNNNNNNNNNNNNNNNNNNNNNNNNNNNNNNNNNNNNNNNNNNNNNNNNNNNNNNNNNNNNNNNNNNNNNNNNNNNNNNNNNNNNNNNNNNNNNNNNNNNNNNNNNNNNNNNNNNNNNNNNNNNNNNNNNNNNNNNNNNNNNNNNNNNNNNNNNNNNNNNNNNNNNNNNNNNNNNNNNNNNNNNNNNNNNNNNNNNNNNNNNNNNNNNNNNNNNNNNNNNNNNNNNNNNNNNNNNNNNNNNNNNNNNNNNNNNNNNNNNNNNNNNNNNNNNNNNNNNNNNNNNNNNNNNNNNNNNNNNNNNNNNNNNNNNNNNNNNNNNNNNNNNNNNNNNNNNNNNNNNNNNNNNNNNNNNNNNNNNNNNNNNNNNNNNNNNNNNNNNNNNNNNNNNNNNNNNNNNNNNNNNNNNNNNNNNNNNNNNNNNNNNNNNNNNNNNNNNNNNNNNNNNNNNNNNNNNNNNNNNNNNNNNNNNNNNNNNNNNNNNNNNNNNNNNNNNNNNNNNNNNNNNNNNNNNNNNNNNNNNNNNNNNNNNNNNNNNNNNNNNNNNNNNNNNNNNNNNNNNNNNNNNNNNNNNNNNNNNNNNNNNNNNNNNNNNNNNNNNNNNNNNNNNNNNNNNNNNNNNNNNNNNNNNNNNNNNNNNNNNNNNNNNNNNNNNNNNNNNNNNNNNNNNNNNNNNNNNNNNNNNNNNNNNNNNNNNNNNNNNNNNNNNNNNNNNNNNNNNNNNNNNNNNNNNNNNNNNNNNNNNNNNNNNNNNNNNNNNNNNNNNNNNNNNNNNNNNNNNNNNNNNNNNNNNNNNNNNNNNNNNNNNNNNNNNNNNNNNNNNNNNNNNNNNNNNNNNNNNNNNNNNNNNNNNNNNNNNNNNNNNNNNNNNNNNNNNNNNNNNNNNNNNNNNNNNNNNNNNNNNNNNNNNNNNNNNNNNNNNNNNNNNNNNNNNNNNNNNNNNNNNNNNNNNNNNNNNNNNNNNNNNNNNNNNNNNNNNNNNNNNNNNNNNNNNNNNNNNNNNNNNNNNNNNNNNNNNNNNNNNNNNNNNNNNNNNNNNNNNNNNNNNNNNNNNNNNNNNNNNNNNNNNNNNNNNNNNNNNNNNNNNNNNNNNNNNNNNNNNNNNNNNNNNNNNNNNNNNNNNNNNNNNNNNNNNNNNNNNNNNNNNNNNNNNNNNNNNNNNNNNNNNNNNNNNNNNNNNNNNNNNNNNNNNNNNNNNNNNNNNNNNNNNNNNNNNNNNNNNNNNNNNNNNNNNNNNNNNNNNNNNNNNNNNNNNNNNNNNNNNNNNNNNNNNNNNNNNNNNNNNNNNNNNNNNNNNNNNNNNNNNNNNNNNNNNNNNNNNNNNNNNNNNNNNNNNNNNNNNNNNNNNNNNNNNNNNNNNNNNNNNNNNNNNNNNNNNNNNNNNNNNNNNNNNNNNNNNNNNNNNNNNNNNNNNNNNNNNNNNNNNNNNNNNNNNNNNNNNNNNNNNNNNNNNNNNNNNNNNNNNNNNNNNNNNNNNNNNNNNNNNNNNNNNNNNNNNNNNNNNNNNNNNNNNNNNNNNNNNNNNNNNNNNNNNNNNNNNNNNNNNNNNNNNNNNNNNNNNNNNNNNNNNNNNNNNNNNNNNNNNNNNNNNNNNNNNNNNNNNNNNNNNNNNNNNNNNNNNNNNNNNNNNNNNNNNNNNNNNNNNNNNNNNNNNNNNNNNNNNNNNNNNNNNNNNNNNNNNNNNNNNNNNNNNNNNNNNNNNNNNNNNNNNNNNNNNNNNNNNNNNNNNNNNNNNNNNNNNNNNNNNNNNNNNNNNNNNNNNNNNNNNNNNNNNNNNNNNNNNNNNNNNNNNNNNNNNNNNNNNNNNNNNNNNNNNNNNNNNNNNNNNNNNNNNNNNNNNNNNNNNNNNNNNNNNNNNNNNNNNNNNNNNNNNNNNNNNNNNNNNNNNNNNNNNNNNNNNNNNNNNNNNNNNNNNNNNNNNNNNNNNNNNNNNNNNNNNNNNNNNNNNNNNNNNNNNNNNNNNNNNNNNNNNNNNNNNNNNNNNNNNNNNNNNNNNNNNNNNNNNNNNNNNNNNNNNNNNNNNNNNNNNNNNNNNNNNNNNNNNNNNNNNNNNNNNNNNNNNNNNNNNNNNNNNNNNNNNNNNNNNNNNNNNNNNNNNNNNNNNNNNNNNNNNNNNNNNNNNNNNNNNNNNNN contains:
- the LOC101503991 gene encoding uncharacterized protein; the protein is MADVTFLRHHHEPDDDQTLIPLPYWSPSDFDLDFYSSEPEFPSNHHHDFSRENFVMDLFQQRVEQSQVIDHTDPIHQSLNDSVFDGLGLELGFAPDDLHADDEDDFFFDRRVLGSDPINGLRIVEVESDSDAEDESEGNNVFFGICVHSDEEEYQNENDDVSSIPLCWDSLHLEDNRDNNYEDFEWEEVDGGVDEREVLSMLAVDENRSVTVRGFPLIDEEEQDLDEVNNMSVHGGLENHEWQVLLNSHLLGTNPENENEIAETYYADNDDYIYTAEYEMMFGQFAENDNPLTGRPPASVTVVQNLPSVVVTKDDVDNNNVLCAVCKDEFVVGEGAKLLPCSHRYHGDCIVPWLGIRNTCPVCRYEFPTDDADYERRKAQISAQRI